In Deinococcus proteolyticus MRP, a single genomic region encodes these proteins:
- a CDS encoding L-lactate permease codes for MTALLALLPILSVFVLLPVLRRPAVQAMTLSLLLTVALALLHWQVSLPAVLASLAQGVLVALSILYIVLGAMALFSVLQVSGAVEVMQRSFMGLTSDRRIQVILVTWLFGAFIEGAAGFGTPAAIAAPLLAALGFPALAAAALPLIGNSTPVPFAAAGTPLLIGMRQGLSEGGSVSAALVPAVTAGGGMDAFLGQVGVQLTALDLLVGSLLPLVLAALMTRTFGARRSWREGLEVWPFALFAGLAYTVPAWAAAALTGPEFPGIVGGLAGLLLCVVAVRRGFLQPARPWDFAPRESWPPEWTGQPLPPLPPRCTPPLPTWQAWGPYLAVGALLVLTRLDALPLRGWLAAPQLGFSDLLGTGISQSLQPLYLPGFVFLVVTVCTALGYRLSPGQLRAAAQRTAHSLTGTALTLLTALPLVFVFINSGPEFSASGLPSMPLALAAAAAGLLGPLYPLAAPVVGALGSFVAGNATLSNVMFSLLQGSVAAQLGTSPQLLLALQASGAAAGNIICVAKVVAAAAVVGLSGREGQLMRLALPPVLYLLGAAGLLGLLLSWR; via the coding sequence ATGACGGCGCTGCTGGCGCTGCTGCCCATCCTGAGCGTGTTTGTCCTGCTGCCGGTGCTGCGGAGGCCAGCTGTGCAGGCGATGACCCTCAGCCTGCTGCTGACCGTGGCGCTGGCCCTGCTGCACTGGCAGGTCAGCCTGCCGGCGGTGCTGGCGTCGCTGGCGCAGGGGGTGCTCGTGGCGCTGTCCATCCTGTACATCGTGCTGGGGGCCATGGCGCTGTTCAGCGTGCTGCAGGTGTCGGGCGCGGTAGAGGTGATGCAGCGCAGCTTCATGGGCCTGACCTCCGACCGGCGCATTCAGGTGATTCTGGTGACCTGGCTGTTCGGGGCGTTCATAGAGGGGGCGGCCGGGTTCGGCACGCCGGCGGCGATTGCCGCGCCGCTGCTGGCTGCGCTGGGATTCCCGGCGCTGGCGGCGGCCGCGCTGCCACTGATCGGCAACAGCACGCCGGTGCCGTTTGCGGCCGCCGGCACCCCCCTGCTGATCGGCATGCGCCAGGGCCTCAGCGAGGGGGGCAGCGTGAGTGCAGCCCTGGTGCCTGCCGTCACTGCGGGCGGGGGGATGGACGCTTTTCTGGGGCAGGTGGGCGTACAGCTGACTGCGCTGGACCTGCTGGTAGGTTCACTGCTGCCGCTGGTGCTGGCCGCGCTGATGACCCGCACCTTCGGGGCGCGCCGTTCCTGGCGGGAGGGGCTGGAGGTCTGGCCCTTCGCGCTGTTCGCGGGGCTGGCCTACACCGTGCCGGCCTGGGCCGCCGCTGCACTGACCGGCCCGGAGTTTCCGGGCATCGTAGGCGGGCTGGCCGGGTTGCTGCTGTGCGTGGTGGCGGTGCGGCGCGGTTTTCTCCAGCCGGCCCGGCCCTGGGACTTCGCCCCGCGTGAGTCGTGGCCGCCCGAGTGGACCGGGCAGCCGCTGCCGCCGCTGCCGCCGCGCTGCACGCCTCCGCTGCCCACCTGGCAGGCCTGGGGACCGTACCTGGCGGTGGGCGCCCTGCTGGTGCTGACCCGCCTGGACGCCCTGCCGCTGCGCGGGTGGTTGGCGGCCCCGCAGCTGGGCTTCAGCGACCTGCTGGGCACTGGCATCTCGCAGTCGCTGCAGCCGCTGTACTTGCCGGGCTTCGTTTTTCTGGTGGTGACAGTGTGCACGGCGCTGGGCTACCGGCTCAGCCCAGGCCAGCTGCGTGCGGCGGCGCAGCGCACCGCCCACAGCCTGACCGGCACGGCCCTGACCCTGCTCACGGCGCTGCCGCTGGTGTTCGTCTTTATCAACTCGGGGCCGGAGTTCAGCGCCAGTGGTCTGCCCAGCATGCCGCTGGCCCTGGCGGCAGCGGCCGCTGGGCTGTTGGGGCCGCTGTACCCGCTGGCCGCGCCGGTCGTCGGGGCGCTGGGCAGCTTCGTGGCCGGCAACGCCACCCTGAGCAACGTGATGTTCAGCCTGTTGCAGGGCAGCGTGGCCGCGCAGCTCGGCACGTCGCCGCAGCTGCTGCTGGCGCTGCAGGCCAGCGGCGCGGCGGCTGGGAACATCATCTGCGTGGCCAAGGTGGTGGCCGCCGCTGCGGTGGTGGGCCTGAGCGGGCGCGAGGGCCAGCTGATGCGCCTGGCCCTGCCCCCGGTGCTGTACCTGCTGGGTGCGGCCGGGCTGCTGGGGCTGCTGCTCAGTTGGCGGTAG
- a CDS encoding ExeM/NucH family extracellular endonuclease, with protein sequence MSMKPTLLLSCALLLAACGQAPAPAAQTAPATAPAASVSAAPSAESSLQTLSVKADALSVNVPQGAAHVTFTLQGAALPQGKVFPAVIRGGQASVNLSGLPKGDPKYTVTVRTYDAEGGAVLYTAQTSINLSSGKVTAPLTFGRVTADVTVVVEGVLPETTGLVAQLGDRTQTLTVKDGVATGTFTGVPTGAGQTVTVTGKAADGRETQTGSQTFRHAEGGSRVNVPLTAVSSCPAPAGTLTAIPAVQGSGDASPLLGQTVTVRGVVTADFQTGLRGFFVQDAQGDGNAATSDGVFVYTGTAPQQVQVGDLVQLSGSVAEFYGSTQLSGISAFVSCGRGQAPQPVPVQAPFADLERYEGMAVTFPDTLTVTNNYGYGRYGELGLSSGGRLFNPTNGNEATTPEQNAARTITLDDGNSAQNPAELPYLSAEGTRRTGDTVQGLTGVLHYANNAFKVEPTAAPNFVNANPRPVAPQDVGGTLKVAGANVLNYFTTFGPNDRGADSAYEFGRQQAKVVAALRGLDADVVTLMEVQNNGDVALNDLVASLNAAYGSETYRAVQTGTIGTDAIKVAVIYKPARVTPLGTYQTDTDPVHSRPPLAQTFRDNAGGGVFTVVANHFKSKGSCPSSGDMDTGEGCWNELRVQQARALLGFVERLKAQSGDSDVLLMGDFNAYGAEKPIQTIVDGGFVSENLRIPAEERYSYQFGGQFGYLDHALASRSLDAQVSGVTEWHINADEPTLADYNVEYKANPECRTNVCTSPDLWQNNPFRASDHDPVLVGLNLTRDEARLTLNVTGEPAVTAGQPYTLNIAAGAPLSRLTVDWGDQSGAETLDPAAVSAAHTFAAAGNYPVTVTATGVDGQTQTARLNVTVGAPDVTDPAPQPAGAGLVISQVYGGGGNSGATYTHDFIEIFNAGRASVNLGGYSVQYASATGTSWAVTPLNSYDLAPGQYYLVQQAKGSGGTQPLPTPDASGILAMSGSAGQVALVQGTAKIAASSDAGVVDYVPFSGLSNTTSARRLNGGCTDTGSYGADFQAGTVSPRNTASPLNVCP encoded by the coding sequence ATGTCCATGAAACCCACCCTGCTGCTATCCTGCGCCCTGCTGCTCGCTGCCTGCGGTCAGGCGCCCGCTCCTGCTGCCCAAACAGCGCCAGCCACCGCTCCGGCAGCTTCCGTCAGCGCTGCTCCCAGCGCCGAGAGCAGCCTGCAAACCCTGTCGGTCAAGGCCGACGCCCTCAGTGTAAATGTGCCCCAGGGCGCGGCACACGTGACCTTTACCCTGCAAGGCGCTGCGCTGCCCCAGGGCAAAGTGTTCCCGGCGGTCATCCGGGGCGGTCAGGCGAGCGTGAACCTCAGCGGTCTGCCCAAGGGCGACCCCAAGTACACCGTGACCGTCCGCACCTATGACGCCGAGGGCGGCGCAGTGCTGTACACCGCCCAGACCAGCATCAACCTGTCGAGCGGCAAGGTCACCGCGCCCCTGACCTTCGGGCGCGTGACGGCCGACGTGACCGTGGTGGTGGAGGGCGTGTTGCCCGAAACGACTGGCCTGGTGGCCCAACTTGGTGACCGGACCCAGACCCTCACTGTCAAGGACGGCGTGGCGACGGGCACCTTTACCGGCGTGCCGACCGGCGCCGGGCAGACCGTGACCGTGACCGGCAAAGCAGCGGACGGCCGCGAAACCCAGACCGGCAGCCAGACCTTCCGCCACGCCGAGGGCGGCAGCCGGGTGAACGTGCCCCTGACCGCCGTGAGCAGCTGCCCTGCGCCTGCCGGCACGTTGACGGCCATTCCCGCCGTGCAGGGCAGCGGCGACGCCAGCCCCCTGCTGGGGCAGACGGTGACGGTGCGCGGCGTGGTGACCGCCGACTTCCAGACCGGTCTGCGCGGCTTCTTCGTGCAGGACGCGCAGGGCGACGGCAACGCGGCCACCAGCGACGGGGTGTTCGTGTACACCGGCACCGCGCCGCAGCAGGTCCAGGTGGGCGACCTGGTGCAGCTGAGCGGCAGCGTGGCCGAGTTCTACGGCTCCACCCAGCTGAGCGGCATCAGCGCCTTTGTGAGCTGCGGCCGTGGGCAAGCGCCGCAGCCGGTGCCGGTGCAGGCTCCCTTCGCCGACCTGGAACGTTACGAGGGCATGGCCGTCACCTTCCCCGACACCCTGACCGTGACCAACAACTACGGCTATGGCCGTTACGGCGAGCTGGGCCTGAGCAGCGGCGGGCGGCTGTTCAACCCGACCAACGGCAACGAGGCCACCACGCCCGAGCAGAACGCGGCCCGCACCATCACCTTGGACGACGGCAACTCGGCCCAGAACCCCGCCGAGCTGCCTTACCTCAGCGCCGAGGGCACCCGCCGCACCGGCGACACCGTTCAGGGACTTACCGGCGTGCTGCACTACGCCAACAACGCGTTCAAGGTGGAACCCACCGCCGCGCCCAACTTCGTGAATGCCAATCCGCGCCCGGTGGCCCCGCAGGACGTGGGCGGCACGCTGAAAGTGGCCGGAGCCAACGTCCTGAACTACTTCACCACTTTTGGGCCGAACGACCGGGGCGCGGACAGCGCCTACGAATTCGGCCGCCAGCAGGCCAAAGTGGTGGCGGCCCTGCGCGGCCTGGACGCCGACGTGGTCACGCTGATGGAAGTGCAGAACAACGGCGACGTGGCGCTAAACGACCTGGTGGCCAGCCTGAACGCTGCTTACGGGTCGGAGACCTACCGCGCTGTGCAGACCGGCACCATCGGCACCGATGCCATCAAGGTCGCTGTCATCTACAAGCCGGCCCGCGTGACGCCGCTGGGCACCTACCAGACCGACACCGACCCGGTGCACAGCCGCCCCCCGCTGGCGCAGACCTTCCGCGACAATGCGGGTGGCGGCGTGTTCACGGTGGTCGCCAACCACTTCAAGAGCAAGGGCAGCTGCCCCAGCAGCGGCGACATGGACACCGGCGAAGGCTGCTGGAACGAGCTGCGCGTGCAGCAGGCCCGTGCCCTGCTGGGCTTCGTGGAGCGGCTGAAGGCGCAGAGCGGTGACAGCGACGTGCTGCTGATGGGCGACTTCAACGCCTACGGGGCGGAAAAGCCCATCCAGACCATCGTGGACGGCGGTTTTGTCAGCGAGAACCTGCGGATTCCCGCCGAGGAGCGCTACTCCTACCAGTTCGGCGGGCAGTTCGGCTACCTGGACCACGCGCTCGCCAGCCGCAGCCTGGACGCGCAGGTGAGCGGCGTGACCGAGTGGCACATCAACGCCGACGAACCCACGCTGGCCGACTACAACGTGGAATACAAGGCCAACCCCGAGTGCCGCACGAACGTGTGCACCAGCCCCGACCTGTGGCAGAACAACCCTTTCCGCGCCTCTGACCACGACCCGGTGCTGGTGGGCCTGAACCTGACCCGCGACGAGGCGCGCCTGACGCTGAACGTGACCGGCGAACCTGCCGTAACCGCCGGCCAGCCCTACACCCTGAACATCGCTGCGGGTGCGCCACTCAGCCGCCTGACGGTGGACTGGGGCGACCAGAGCGGCGCCGAAACCCTCGACCCGGCGGCTGTCAGCGCCGCGCACACCTTCGCGGCAGCCGGCAACTATCCGGTGACCGTGACGGCCACGGGCGTAGATGGTCAGACGCAGACTGCCCGCCTGAACGTGACCGTGGGCGCCCCTGACGTGACCGACCCGGCTCCCCAGCCGGCGGGCGCCGGCCTGGTCATCAGCCAGGTGTACGGTGGGGGCGGCAACTCCGGGGCCACCTACACCCACGACTTCATCGAGATTTTCAACGCGGGCCGCGCCAGCGTGAACCTGGGCGGCTACTCGGTGCAGTACGCCAGCGCCACGGGCACCAGCTGGGCCGTCACCCCGCTGAACAGCTACGACCTGGCCCCTGGGCAGTACTACCTGGTGCAGCAGGCCAAGGGCTCGGGCGGCACGCAGCCGCTGCCCACCCCCGACGCCAGCGGCATCCTGGCCATGAGCGGCAGCGCCGGTCAGGTGGCGCTGGTGCAGGGCACCGCCAAAATCGCCGCGTCCAGTGACGCCGGCGTGGTGGATTACGTGCCCTTCAGCGGCCTGAGTAATACCACCAGCGCCCGGCGCCTGAATGGGGGCTGCACCGACACCGGCAGCTACGGCGCCGACTTCCAGGCGGGCACGGTGTCGCCGCGCAACACGGCTTCTCCGCTGAACGTCTGTCCCTGA
- the fumC gene encoding class II fumarate hydratase, whose translation MTKIRQESDTMGTLEVDASKYWGAQTERSIHNFPIGRDTFVWGRPVIRALGILKKGAAQANAELGELPQDIADLIVQAADEVISGKLDEHFPLVVFQTGSGTQSNMNANEVISNRAIEIAGGEMGSKSPVHPNDHVNRGQSSNDTFPTAMHIAVVLELNERLYGSVGKLRDTLHAKAEEYKDLVKVGRTHLQDATPITLGQEIGGWVAQLDYALAEVKHAEQGLLDLAIGGTAVGTGLNAHPQFGDLAAKKYEAETGYKFRSAENKFAALSAHDALVQTSAALRTLAGALMKMANDVRWLASGPRNGIGEINIPENEPGSSIMPGKVNPTQSEAMTMVATRVFGNDATVAFAGSQGNFQLNVFKPVMVHAVLESIRLIADACLAFNDNCAVGIEPNEAKIKENLDKNLMQVTALNRHIGYDKAAAIAKNAHKKGISLKESALELGHVTEEEFAQWVVPLDMTHS comes from the coding sequence ATGACCAAAATCCGCCAAGAGTCCGACACCATGGGCACCCTTGAAGTAGACGCCTCCAAGTACTGGGGTGCACAGACCGAGCGCAGCATCCACAATTTCCCGATTGGCCGCGACACCTTCGTGTGGGGCCGCCCCGTCATCCGTGCGCTGGGCATCCTGAAAAAGGGCGCGGCGCAGGCCAACGCCGAACTGGGCGAACTGCCGCAGGACATTGCCGACCTGATCGTGCAGGCCGCTGACGAAGTGATTTCGGGCAAGCTCGACGAGCACTTCCCGCTGGTCGTCTTCCAGACCGGTTCGGGCACCCAGAGCAACATGAACGCCAACGAGGTCATCTCCAACCGCGCCATCGAAATCGCGGGCGGCGAGATGGGCAGCAAGTCGCCCGTGCACCCCAACGACCACGTGAACCGCGGCCAGAGCAGCAACGACACCTTCCCCACCGCCATGCACATCGCCGTGGTGCTGGAACTCAACGAGCGGCTCTACGGGTCGGTCGGCAAGCTGCGCGACACCCTGCACGCCAAGGCCGAGGAGTACAAGGATCTCGTGAAAGTGGGCCGCACCCACCTGCAAGACGCCACGCCCATCACGCTGGGCCAGGAAATCGGCGGCTGGGTCGCGCAACTCGACTACGCGCTGGCCGAAGTGAAGCACGCTGAGCAGGGCCTGCTGGACCTCGCCATCGGTGGCACGGCGGTCGGCACCGGCCTGAACGCGCACCCCCAGTTCGGTGACCTCGCCGCCAAGAAGTACGAGGCCGAAACCGGCTACAAGTTCCGCTCTGCCGAGAACAAGTTCGCCGCCCTGAGCGCCCACGACGCGCTGGTGCAGACCTCCGCCGCGCTGCGCACCCTGGCCGGTGCCCTGATGAAGATGGCGAACGACGTGCGCTGGCTGGCGAGCGGCCCCCGCAACGGCATCGGTGAAATCAACATCCCCGAAAACGAACCCGGCTCCAGCATCATGCCCGGCAAGGTGAACCCCACGCAGTCGGAAGCCATGACGATGGTTGCCACCCGCGTCTTCGGCAACGACGCCACCGTCGCTTTCGCGGGCAGCCAGGGCAACTTCCAGCTCAACGTGTTCAAGCCCGTGATGGTCCACGCGGTGCTCGAAAGCATCCGCCTGATTGCGGACGCTTGCCTGGCCTTCAACGACAACTGCGCCGTCGGCATCGAACCCAACGAGGCCAAAATCAAGGAAAACCTCGACAAGAACCTGATGCAGGTGACGGCCCTGAACCGCCACATCGGCTACGACAAGGCCGCCGCGATCGCCAAGAACGCCCACAAGAAGGGCATCAGCCTCAAGGAGTCGGCGCTCGAACTCGGGCACGTGACCGAAGAAGAATTTGCCCAGTGGGTCGTGCCGCTGGATATGACCCACAGCTGA
- a CDS encoding metallophosphoesterase encodes MNKRGWRQVGWVVACGAALAACGAAVPPKGQLAAQSVQPESSFMLMALPDTQYYSAYWPEHFKRQTGWLAAHAGELNVKLTTHLGDIVDMPLMPYQWDRADQAMRQLENAGVPYSVLPGNHDILLSVADDRHRVPGGEEYLRRFSPARAAQGSTFGGRDATGWNEYHTFTAAGQEFLVLALNWRASAQTLDWARQVMREHPSSPTILTTHDLVGYRSGELGLTSNGEYLWKNLIEQSNQIFLTLNGHDYNSEVRGARISRLNAAGQGVDMVLVDYQNGYQGGQGYLRGMEFDLARGRIEMMTFSPSLAAGVGHKPGRPNPAELAQEHSHFFLNVNFRERFAAFAPDFPTFAAPREVSLTDRVRQTLR; translated from the coding sequence ATGAACAAACGCGGATGGCGGCAGGTGGGATGGGTTGTGGCGTGTGGGGCAGCGCTGGCGGCGTGTGGGGCAGCCGTGCCGCCCAAGGGACAGCTGGCGGCACAGAGCGTGCAGCCCGAATCCAGCTTCATGCTGATGGCGCTGCCCGACACGCAGTACTACTCCGCCTACTGGCCCGAGCACTTTAAGCGGCAGACCGGGTGGCTGGCCGCGCATGCCGGGGAGCTGAATGTCAAGCTGACCACGCACCTGGGCGATATCGTGGATATGCCGCTGATGCCGTACCAGTGGGACCGGGCGGATCAGGCGATGCGGCAGCTGGAAAATGCCGGCGTGCCCTACAGCGTGCTGCCCGGCAACCACGACATTCTGCTCAGCGTGGCCGACGACCGCCACCGCGTTCCGGGCGGCGAGGAGTATCTGCGGCGCTTTTCTCCGGCGCGGGCCGCCCAGGGCAGCACTTTCGGTGGCCGCGACGCTACCGGCTGGAACGAGTACCACACCTTTACCGCCGCCGGGCAGGAATTTCTGGTGCTCGCCCTGAACTGGCGGGCCTCGGCGCAGACGCTGGACTGGGCGCGGCAGGTGATGCGCGAACACCCCAGCAGCCCCACCATCCTCACCACGCACGACCTGGTGGGCTACCGCAGCGGAGAGCTGGGCCTGACCAGCAACGGCGAGTACCTGTGGAAAAACCTGATTGAACAGAGCAACCAGATTTTCCTGACCCTGAATGGCCACGACTACAACAGCGAGGTGCGTGGCGCCCGAATCAGCCGCCTCAACGCCGCCGGCCAAGGGGTGGACATGGTCCTGGTGGACTACCAGAACGGCTATCAGGGCGGGCAGGGCTACCTGCGCGGCATGGAATTCGACCTGGCGCGGGGCCGCATTGAGATGATGACCTTTTCGCCGTCGCTGGCTGCCGGCGTGGGCCATAAGCCGGGCAGGCCCAATCCGGCAGAACTTGCCCAGGAGCACAGCCACTTTTTCCTGAACGTGAATTTCCGTGAGCGCTTTGCCGCCTTTGCCCCCGACTTTCCTACCTTCGCGGCTCCGCGTGAGGTGTCCCTGACTGACCGGGTGCGCCAGACCCTACGTTAG
- a CDS encoding DUF305 domain-containing protein — protein sequence MWKSKFLLFSLCLGAVSCTGKPSEQTVTVSEASASPTSTSQAGTSQVEAGSAVSTSVPTTSAPVTSAPTTSAPATASGMAGHDHGAGGPDLTGLQGEAFDRAFLSMMVAHHQGAVEMSRPALNSEDLQVRGWAEAIVMAQEREIEQMTALLEPLGGLDEAAAAPMRAEMQNMAGHTGHAANPDRAFVEAMLPHHQSAVDMAQLAEGRSQNADVLALAQDIVATQQREMAEFRDYLAQ from the coding sequence ATGTGGAAGAGCAAATTCCTGCTGTTCAGCCTGTGCCTGGGCGCCGTATCCTGCACCGGGAAACCGTCGGAGCAGACGGTCACCGTTTCCGAGGCCAGCGCCTCCCCGACCAGTACCTCTCAGGCAGGCACCTCGCAGGTGGAAGCGGGTTCGGCCGTCAGCACCTCAGTGCCAACCACTTCAGCACCAGTAACTTCGGCGCCGACCACCTCAGCGCCGGCCACTGCGTCCGGCATGGCTGGGCATGACCACGGCGCAGGCGGCCCCGACCTGACCGGGTTGCAGGGCGAGGCGTTCGACCGCGCGTTCCTGTCCATGATGGTGGCGCACCACCAGGGCGCGGTAGAGATGAGCCGCCCGGCCCTGAACAGCGAAGACCTGCAGGTGCGCGGCTGGGCCGAAGCCATCGTGATGGCGCAGGAACGTGAAATAGAGCAGATGACGGCCTTGCTGGAGCCGCTGGGCGGTCTGGACGAGGCTGCCGCCGCCCCCATGCGTGCCGAGATGCAGAACATGGCTGGCCACACCGGGCACGCGGCCAACCCTGACCGCGCCTTCGTGGAGGCGATGCTTCCGCACCACCAGTCTGCGGTGGACATGGCGCAGCTGGCCGAGGGCCGCTCGCAGAACGCCGACGTGCTGGCCCTGGCTCAGGACATCGTGGCGACCCAGCAACGCGAAATGGCCGAGTTCAGGGACTATCTGGCCCAGTAA
- a CDS encoding RNB domain-containing ribonuclease: MTDSSKPTELSAAQWTDIELTARGKQDKSRTLRELGRPETPESAHALLLEAGRWTEAQTPYAERLGTALDAVQLPVPAWPEEERLDLTHLPAFAIDDEGNQDPDDALSVEELEEGLTRLWVHVADVAALVTPGSPLDREARARGATLYLPDRTIHMLPEALVQQAGLGLSDTSPALSIALDLDANGNADAVEVHLTRVRVQRLSYGQAQAMFEQGHSEFTRLAELAGVSRDIRSQEGAVSIDLPEVRVKADAAGAQVLPLPRPEMRAVVQECMTLAGWAAAIYADDFELPIPFATQDPPHREVSGDSMTAHWARRKTLARTRFQSAPGAHAGMGLDLYTQATSPMRRYLDLVVHQQLRAHLSGAEPMSGREVAAHIAEAGIGSASTRTAERLSRRHHTLRYIAAQPERIWDAVVVEKRGPQATLLIPDLALDLPMTTPATPGKELKVRLAVSSYPELKVRASEA, from the coding sequence ATGACCGATTCCTCCAAGCCCACCGAATTGAGCGCGGCGCAGTGGACCGATATAGAGCTGACTGCACGCGGCAAGCAGGACAAGTCGCGCACCCTGCGTGAACTGGGCCGCCCTGAAACGCCCGAAAGTGCCCACGCGCTGCTGCTGGAAGCCGGCCGCTGGACCGAAGCCCAGACCCCTTACGCTGAGCGGCTGGGCACGGCCCTGGACGCCGTACAGCTGCCGGTGCCCGCATGGCCCGAAGAGGAGCGGCTGGACCTGACCCACCTGCCCGCCTTCGCCATCGACGACGAGGGCAACCAGGACCCCGACGACGCCCTAAGCGTGGAAGAGCTGGAAGAGGGCCTGACCCGGCTGTGGGTCCATGTGGCTGACGTGGCCGCGCTGGTCACGCCCGGCAGCCCGCTGGACCGCGAAGCCCGCGCACGCGGAGCCACCCTGTACCTGCCCGACCGCACCATTCACATGTTGCCCGAGGCCCTGGTGCAGCAGGCCGGCCTGGGCCTGAGCGACACCAGCCCGGCGCTGTCCATCGCCCTGGACCTGGACGCCAACGGCAATGCCGACGCCGTCGAGGTTCACCTCACCCGCGTGCGGGTACAGCGCCTCAGCTACGGCCAGGCGCAGGCCATGTTCGAGCAGGGGCATTCCGAATTCACCCGCCTGGCCGAGCTGGCCGGCGTCAGCCGCGATATCCGCTCGCAGGAAGGTGCCGTGAGCATCGACCTGCCGGAAGTGCGGGTCAAGGCCGACGCAGCGGGCGCACAGGTGCTGCCGCTGCCCCGTCCGGAAATGCGCGCGGTGGTGCAGGAGTGCATGACACTGGCCGGCTGGGCCGCCGCCATCTACGCCGACGACTTCGAGCTGCCGATTCCGTTTGCCACCCAGGATCCGCCCCACCGTGAGGTCAGCGGCGACAGCATGACCGCGCACTGGGCACGCCGCAAGACTCTGGCCCGCACCCGCTTTCAGTCGGCCCCCGGTGCGCACGCCGGCATGGGCCTGGACCTGTACACGCAGGCCACCAGCCCCATGCGCCGCTATCTGGACCTGGTGGTGCATCAGCAGCTGCGGGCGCACCTCAGCGGCGCAGAGCCCATGAGCGGGCGCGAGGTGGCCGCCCACATTGCCGAAGCGGGCATCGGCTCGGCCAGCACCCGCACCGCCGAGCGCCTCAGCCGGCGGCACCACACCCTGCGCTATATTGCCGCGCAGCCGGAACGCATCTGGGACGCTGTGGTGGTCGAAAAGCGCGGTCCACAGGCCACCCTGCTGATTCCCGACCTGGCGCTGGACCTGCCAATGACCACCCCGGCCACCCCCGGCAAGGAGCTGAAGGTACGCCTCGCTGTGAGCAGCTACCCCGAGTTGAAGGTACGCGCCAGCGAAGCCTAG
- the odhB gene encoding 2-oxoglutarate dehydrogenase complex dihydrolipoyllysine-residue succinyltransferase, with the protein MSQIKVPVFSESVSEGTLLAWNVQPGSAVKRGDVLAEIETDKVVLEVIAQEDGVLKSVTKNEGDTVLSEEVLGELGAGEAGAAPAAEAPATSADPSQSAGGESQAREPQAVPAPAAQSERRDDLSPAVRKIVAEKGLDASQVPATGPRGNITKADAMNAQPGQAAPAQAGAQPAAQIPAGARPEERVPMTRIRQKIAERLKEVQDTTAMLTTFNEVDMKPIMDLRKKYQDQFVAKHDIKLGFMSFFVRAATEALKQFPVVNASVDGKDIIYHGFYDIGIAVSTDRGLVVPILRDTDQLGLADIEKGIGDFAKKARAGKLTMEDMSGGTFTITNGGTFGSMMSTPIINAPQSAILGMHNIVERPVVVNGEIVIRPMMYVALSYDHRIIDGRDSVQFLVTIKNLLEDPARLLLDL; encoded by the coding sequence ATGTCCCAGATCAAAGTTCCCGTATTCAGCGAATCCGTTTCCGAAGGCACCCTGCTGGCCTGGAACGTGCAGCCCGGTAGCGCGGTCAAGCGCGGCGACGTGCTGGCCGAAATCGAGACCGACAAGGTCGTGCTGGAAGTGATTGCCCAGGAAGACGGCGTGCTGAAAAGCGTGACCAAGAACGAAGGCGACACCGTGCTCAGCGAAGAAGTGCTGGGCGAGCTGGGTGCTGGCGAGGCGGGCGCTGCTCCTGCGGCAGAAGCTCCCGCGACCAGCGCCGACCCCTCGCAGAGTGCGGGCGGTGAAAGCCAGGCCCGTGAGCCTCAGGCCGTGCCTGCGCCTGCCGCCCAGAGCGAGCGCCGTGACGACCTGTCGCCCGCTGTCCGCAAGATCGTGGCTGAAAAGGGCCTGGACGCGTCCCAGGTGCCGGCCACTGGCCCCCGCGGCAACATCACCAAGGCCGACGCCATGAATGCTCAGCCCGGTCAGGCTGCGCCGGCACAGGCAGGCGCCCAGCCGGCAGCCCAGATTCCTGCCGGTGCCCGCCCCGAAGAGCGCGTGCCGATGACCCGCATCCGCCAGAAGATTGCCGAGCGCCTCAAGGAAGTGCAGGACACCACCGCCATGCTGACCACCTTCAACGAGGTGGACATGAAACCCATCATGGACCTGCGCAAGAAGTACCAAGACCAGTTCGTGGCCAAGCATGACATCAAGCTGGGCTTCATGAGCTTCTTCGTGCGTGCGGCCACTGAAGCCCTCAAGCAGTTCCCTGTGGTGAACGCCAGCGTAGACGGCAAGGACATCATCTACCACGGCTTCTACGACATCGGTATTGCCGTGTCTACCGACCGTGGCCTGGTGGTGCCTATCCTGCGCGACACCGACCAGCTGGGCCTGGCCGACATCGAAAAAGGCATCGGCGACTTTGCCAAGAAGGCCCGCGCCGGCAAGCTGACCATGGAAGACATGAGCGGCGGCACCTTTACCATCACCAACGGCGGCACCTTCGGCTCGATGATGAGCACCCCCATCATCAACGCGCCCCAGAGCGCCATCCTGGGCATGCACAACATCGTAGAGCGCCCGGTGGTGGTGAACGGCGAAATCGTGATTCGCCCGATGATGTATGTGGCGCTGAGCTACGACCACCGCATCATTGACGGCCGCGACAGCGTGCAGTTCCTGGTGACCATCAAGAACCTGCTGGAAGACCCGGCCCGCCTGCTGCTGGACCTCTGA